The DNA window GCTACAATGTCTTGCAAGTCTTCTTGGAAAAACCCACCAACTTCAAAAGACCAAGCCAAATATTCATCTATCCAACATCTAACAATCCACCAAGCCCCAAAACCTTCTCCGCCCAGTAAGCTGATTTCCCTTAAGCAAGTGGTTAACAAGTTTGATGctaataacaaaaatagTCTTGTGTTCACTTCAGGAAATCTTGAAGGtaaattggaaatataATTTGCAAAATCATTCATGGTTGGGGATTGTTCATTGTCCAATTTCACTTTTATCAAGTTAACAACCTCACCAGTTAAGATATAGGTTAACGTGTCAATATTGCTATCACTACAGGGCATCTCACGACAAATTATTCCATGAACATCTAATTTCATCCAATCCTGGGTCATGGCATTCTTTTCATTATCGTCATTCAATATTCTAGATGCTGGTTGCCCAGTCTCAATAACTTTAATTAATctattcaacaaattaacGAAATGTTTCGCcaacttcaatttcatcataaCAAAATTTGGTGATACTTTAGAATTGATTAACGAAGTAGATAAAGTTTTTATATATCCATCGGCAATTTGCTTCAATTGGAATAACTGCTCTTGTGGTATCAAAAGTTGCAATTGTAGCTTACTCAACATTCGGATCATTTTCTTATACATGATCAAATCACATTTCATTACCCATTCTGCTATACAGTCCGTTGTGTAAAGTTTCAAAACAGGTGCAGtcaatatattattaaatgtgTTAAAGCTGGAAAATAGCTTTTTCAACTGCATATATCGAAGTGCTTCAAAAAGCGAATTCACATGGACTTTATACAAAGAATATAATGTATCGGCAATATCATAATCGGCACcttttgataaatatggATAGATCGAGGGTAACTGTATTGGCTCGTGGGGATTAGAGCTCGGTGCCACATTACTATTTAGcaaatgaaacaaattgGGAATAAATTTCATGTGCAGAACCAGTGGAAGTTGATCATTCAAAGATTTTGACAGTAATATTGTTGGTGTATTTATTGGAGAAAATGACGGAGTGTGGGGCCTCGATATAGGTCCTGGTGATTCCTCATACGAAACTGATGAGTTACAGGACGACGTTGGTGATTGGTGACCAGTGAGTCCAGCCAGTGATGTGCTCGATCCTACTTGCTCGTGTTGTTTATACTGTTCCTGACTTTGGTGCTTTTGTTTCTGTTGGAAGCTCAATAGTTGCAGCTGCATGTTTTCATCACCAGTTAATTTAATGCcacaataatgatatttcGATTGTCCTCGCATACCCAATCTTCTTGTTGTGATGTTTGGATATAATATCTTTACTAGCTTCCCAAAGCTGGCTGGTGAAACTGGCGCTAAACTGTTGTCAGCACATACTTGTACATATCTGGCGTATATTCTATTTCGAGGGATAACAGCAGTTGGGGCCAAGTCACACGAATTTAATAGCCACACCATCCCAAACAACTGTCGTTGAGTTTCTTTATTTTCCttcaattttgattgttcTAAACTAACGTTGGTAGTGGTATTATCATTCTCCAATTGTTTTACCTTTTGTGCTAATTCTGAAAGTGGTATATGAGACGATCGTATTgctaattgttttaattcgTTTTCGCCTGTGCTTGATGTTACGGATTCCAGTcgtctttgttttttccttttttgtGGTGAAGTAATAGTGGTTGAAGAATCATCGTGTCCAGAAGATGCCTCTTGCATTGAATGGAAAGCTTGATAAGTAGGGGGTAGCAGGGTTACTGATGACAGTGAATAATGAGGTAGTTGTTGATATGATTGTGGTTGTGGCTGATATGTTTGAGGCTGTGTCTGTGACCGTCCAACATAAGAACCCgaataatcaaattggaACTGTGACTGCAGAGGTACATTCTCTTGATAATTAGTGGCATAGGTTGTCTGTGGTTCGTTAAGAAATTGTGCATTTGAAGTTTGAGTAAAATTTCCCATCTTTCGGTAACTACTCTGTGGAGAACTAAATTGATTAGGGTATCCCTGTTCTTCCTTTGCAAAAATGGGTATTGATGTTGAACTTGGAAAAGCAGTTGTTGAAGGTGTCAAGTTTGACTGTTGAAACTGATGTTGCTGATGCTGTTGCTGatgctgttgctgctgctccTGCTGCGCCTGTTGGTGCTCACGGTCCTGTTTTTGCTCTTGGCTCTGATCTAAATCTCTATTCGAGCCCTGCTCTGGTTCATTGGATGGTATTTGTGACAGCTGTTGCTGTAGTCGTGGATTATATGAATCATCGCCACCTCTATTTCGATTTTGAGGTGTCTGATTCGAGCTCATGTGGAATTTTATGGTGCAATATTAGATAATTCTCTCTTTACTGCAAACGGAAAACTTTTAAAGATGCTCTGAATTTAgtttgtatttgtttaaaCATGAATAAAATTTCATAAATGAAGCCACCCAATAGAGttaaaatgattttaagGAAATTCCAAATAGTAAAGGGTTAgttaatttttcttttttttttttttttcttttttagttctgatttgatttaatttgatttggtttgaTCTGGAATTCAAAGtgggaaaaagaaaaaaaggaaagggaaaaaaacaaaagacGTCGCGGATATTGTAATGCAAAAAATACACAAAGAATATCACTATTCAAGTCTttgattgaagaaatccaaaaaaaagccTAATCGTGTTccagataataataataataataatactaaataaattaaaaaaattaaatgatttcaaGGGTATTGAGgaattaaaataattaaaaaatattcaaatgtTCTAATATTGGTTGAAAATAGATGTCTAGGTTATTTCAAAGAAAACAcccaatttgaaaagaaatatcaGTGGTTGTGTCTTAATGATTGAATATactttattatcaataatcaaagcctgaaaacaattgagtaataatattataaatcgaaaagaaatttgtATTTAACAAGTTTACCCTCTTGgtttgaattcaaatagTGTTATAGTCaataaaagtaaaaaaaaatatatataaatataatgataTGATATGATCCTTGAAAATAGTGAAATTGgcaaaaagaaaccaaagaatataaaaatagaaGAACTCGTCTGTAAaaattctttcttctttcaaagGATAAACGGTAGGAAATATATAATGATACAATTCGGCAAGAGTAAATATTGCAAAAAGGGGGGAAGTaggtggtagtggtgaAGGGGGTGTAGTTGaactttgtttttttagaAACACTAGAACAATGCtattaattcttgaaaCACACGTAGTTGAATACAATATTTCTGTTAAGAAAACAAGCAATAATGccaaatgaaaaattattgtaGTGATGTTAACTTTAAAATTAACTGATGAAAGAATTCAAAGATGCTTAGGGATATTGTAGTTGTGGGctatttttgttgttatttgtGTATATATAAAGTAATCAAAATGTTGAATGGTGATATATActttattgtttgttatataaaaatggtcaaacaaataaaagcaaaaaaaaaagatttgggGGACAgatcaaatattattaagtATCAAATTAGGCAATGTAATTGAACTTCCTTTTCTTCTGCTGCTTTTGGTTTCGCTGTCTCTTCCCTTCTCGATTGTTAGTATTCCAAATAAATGTATGCTTAATTGGTGTGTGAAATTGATGACTCTCTTTTTCTAATCTATCTTGGTTCTTGTTAAGGGCTGTTGTCGTATCTATTCTTACTTTTAATTGGCACTTGTGTAGACAGCTACCCACGTTAAACAACACCAATTAGATAACTGTTGGTagaatttaaattgaatcTTTAATGTCAATACTAGACCCTTCGATTCGAAAGATCAAATATTATGCAAGCGTAGCTGGAAATGCTAATTTGGAGTTTTTTCAATCGTATTTGCAAATGAAAGTCTTTAGAATCACGGTGGTTgtcaattgaattgaaagttAATACCCAATTAGAATTAATATCTTCTTAAAGTTTATACAACTGAAGGATAAGAACAAGTTGTGGAGaatagaaaaagaacaaaagtAAGAAAGATTAAAAGTTTCACcaagaggaagaggaaagtaaaaggaaaaagagTAGACTGgcagtttttttttttttatataatggAAAAAGTTGCAAGTGGATAATTCTAACAACTTTATTTACCGGTTGATTTGATAGAGTTTGTATaacagaaaaagaatacaCAATCATCTTGTGTAtttgtattgttgttatattGGTGGAAAATAGTAAACACTGATGAATGTGAATATCACCACAATTACGTGTTTTGTAACATATTGCTTTAAGAAAAaggagagagagagaggaGGGTCATGTTTGAGTCTAATCGGTTGAAACATGGTCATTCCTTGTTTTGAATCTATATATGCCGATTTACATCTTTTTATTAGTCATTGCTTCACGTATTCAGATGTATAATTTAACCCTAATTATAAAGTACCGCTActgatataattgaaatcacaacaataaaaacCAGAAATAGAATCGAAAaccaagaacaagaacaaactcaattttttgtttatttattttcattaactTAAAAAGATACATGAAACAAGATGCATCAATGGTTATAAACGAAAGTGGATGACAATATGGATATTAATCTAGTGTATAATAGATGGTTGTTAATGTAATTGCGTAAAACACAAATCGAAATCTGGTAGTACTCTACTACCCAACTGCACTAATCAAAAACATGCagcaattaaaaaaaaaaaaaatgacacACCAATTATTGTTCGGAGTTTGTCAAAGATGTATGTATGTGGGTAGATATTGCATTCAAAGCTTTGTTTTTGAGTGGCTTTAATCCATCTATGCTAAGTTAGGGGTAATAGCCACATAGGTTTAATGTTGCTAGTACCTTTTCTGCCATTATGCTTTgtttcattcttttttttttgcagcagcagcagcacgaactaaaaaaaaatatgcaAATACGAAGATGTTATCAAATATCTCGAAATGAACGTATACCTGGCTTCAAACGATTTGCTGTAACTGATTTCTAAATAATTGTCTATTTTTTACTCAACACTCCCAATAGAAATTTGTTCAAGTTTATTCCAGATAGAATTATAAGGTTAagttgaaaagaaatatccTTTTGTTTccgatttttttttcactctACTACTAACTATTATTCCAAGAACTATTGATGAGCATATATTCAACCTTAAATCGtataaaatagaaaaaataataaagttGGTTAATTTATCGCTACTGGAATGATGTGAAATGTCACGGACATTTCCAATCCAAATATTGCTTTGGGTATGAGTAAGAAGGGAGGCGGAGTAACtacaaacaaaattaaagatCGGAAAGTTAAgtttcttttgatttttattcaaatgaGTTCCACCATCTTAGAAATCTTCATATCattgaattgttgaaaaacaTGAACAAGGTTGTTGAAAACTTTTTCTCTGAAATTTATGAAAATTTCTTGTAGAAATTTTAGGTTACTAATGTTTCCGGATGAATAGCCCCTTTAGTATTTGAAAGTTAAATTGTCTACGAGTAATAGAAAACACAAACATTGGATTTCGATCAGGATCATTAAATATTCAGACTTGTCATCACAATGGAAGtactttaaaaaaaagcatGCAAGGGGGTCAAAAAAGCGGTTTACTATGTAAGAATATTTCGCCTTATATAAGAGTGCTCAAAGTTTATTATGAATCAGGGTTTAAACTAGTTATCCTTTCTAATCATAGACATAAAAAATGTTGGGCTATGATTTAATGTCCATGGAGAAATAAAGAATATCAACTGTAATTGGTTAGTCATACGAAGAGAATGAAAACATGCATTTGGCAACCAAAAAGATATTCATATCCAGTGTTTGAGCAATTTCACACGAccatttgatttgttaCTCCTCATCGCAGactaaatattttaataagaaaaaaaaaaaaaattcagaTGTCATCTTAGTACTCTTCTGTTTATTCAATAAcattatattcatttaCAAATAAGATTCAAAATGGCtatattgaattcaaaCCCTGAAGTTCTTTTAcgtaaaagaaaaaatgccgatagaaaaagatttgaaaagCAAGAACAAATCCGTGAAAGACAACTCCTCAAgaataaattgaagaagaggaatcaaaataaattcatCCGTGCTGAAACATTAGTTAGTAAtcataaatcaaatgaattagAAAGGAAGAGAATCAAGAGTTTGattaaaaaacaaaagcaaaagcaaccacaagaacaagaaaaacaacaaccagTGACAAACGCTGGTGATGCTAAACTATTATTTCTTATTAGAATTCCAAATCATACAAAAGGATTGAAACTTCCATCTAAAGTGTACaaaattttacaaaatttgaaattaactAATGTGAATACTGGTGCATTTGTTAAAGCCGATTCTCAAACCATGGATTCATTGAAATTTATTGCACCTTATGTACTTGTTGGACAACCATCATTAACATCAATACgaaaattatttcaaaaaagaGCCAGAATAATGGTTCCTGATGAAGAACAGACTATAAACACaaatgaacaagaaaatgCTTCACTGGAAGGAACAGAATCAGAACCtgaaattaaacaaaaaattataaaattggataataatcaattagtTGAAGATAAATTTGGTAATGATTTAGGATTGATTTGTattgaagatttaattCATGAAATTTCTCAACTTTCAGATAATTTCAACAGTATAACCAATTGGTTGTTAccatttcaattgaatgcTCCAGTTAATGGATGGGGGCCACAAGCTAAATTAGCCAGATTACTTAAAGCtgatgaaaataaacaaaaaattagtCTTGCTCAAGATTTCAAGTTACAAGAAGTCGAAGATATCGATAAGATAATTGACGAACAAAATTAGAGGAAACACCAATGATATAGAATAAGGTTAAATAGAGAGAGTGAGAGTGaataaaggaaaaaaaGCTGAAGTTTCTTTTACTTTTGGAATTCGTTCCTTTTATAGTGTTACCTGAATAActaaatatataattgtAATTCAGAATCAGCTCTAAGTGAAGCTTTATGTATATGTATGaccagaagaaaaaaaaaaaaaaagaggagCCAGTGAGGGAGGGAGGCTCTTTCCAAATTAgacaacaaaacaaacaaaaaaaaaaaacaatacacACAGGacacatttttttcttccccAACTCCCCAAACATGTCAATTAGTGATGAATATGAATCGCTTGAAGTTATAGGAAAAGGATCATTTGGTACCGTACGACGAGTGCGTCATAAGGATGGGCAGATATTAGTacgaaaagaaattgaatatacGTCTATGACGAGCCAAGAGAGAAACCACATTATATCAGAGTTGCGGATTCTTCGAGAGTTGGATCATCCACATATTGTCAAGTACTACCGACATGATCATATACCggagaagaagatgatacATATCTATATGGAGTATTGCGAAGGCGGGGACTTGGCAAGGGTTATTAAGAATTTTAAGGGCAGCAAGAGCCGGATCCCTGAAGAGTTTGTGTGGCAGGTGCTTGTACAGGTGTTGTTGGGGTTATACCGATGTCATTATGGCATTAATGCTGAGAAGGTGGATTTGTTTAAGACGGCCCAGGAGCCAAAGTATACCAATACCATTATACATCGGGATATTAAGCCTGATAATATATTTGTGGGGACATGTATCAAGTTGGGGGATTTCGGGTTGGCAAAGATGCTTAGTGGGAATGATTTTGCCAAGACATATGTGGGGACTCCGTATTATATGTCGCCCGAGGTATTGTTGGATGATCCGTACTCGCCGGTGTGTGATATTTGGTCGTTAGGGTGTGTGTTGTATGAGTTGTGCACTTTGGAGCCACCATTCAAGGCAAAGAGTCATTTACAGTTACAGGCAAAGATTAAGCGTGGGGTTATTGAGGATGTACCGGACTGCTATTCGCTGCAGTTGCGGACACTTATTCGGCTGTGCATAACGGTGGATCCGGAGGAACGGCCTACGTGTTTTGACTTGATTAATTCGTTGGCAGTAAGGTTTTTGAGGAAGGAGATGGAGTTGAAGGAGATGGAGGAGAATTTAGAGGAATATAAGAAGCAGTTGTTGAAAAGGAGCAAGGAGTTGAAAGAGACAAGTAGGGAGTTGGATGAGTATAAGCAAGAGTTGACCAAGAGGGAGAGATTTTTGGATGAGGAGTTTGAGATGAGGAAACAGGCAATAGAAATGGAGTCAAAAGAAATTAGGATGGAGTACC is part of the Candida dubliniensis CD36 chromosome R, complete sequence genome and encodes:
- a CDS encoding ribosome biogenesis protein, putative (Similar to S. cerevisiae RLP7), which encodes MAILNSNPEVLLRKRKNADRKRFEKQEQIRERQLLKNKLKKRNQNKFIRAETLVSNHKSNELERKRIKSLIKKQKQKQPQEQEKQQPVTNAGDAKLLFLIRIPNHTKGLKLPSKVYKILQNLKLTNVNTGAFVKADSQTMDSLKFIAPYVLVGQPSLTSIRKLFQKRARIMVPDEEQTINTNEQENASSEGTESEPEIKQKIIKLDNNQLVEDKFGNDLGLICIEDLIHEISQLSDNFNSITNWLLPFQLNAPVNGWGPQAKLARLLKADENKQKISLAQDFKLQEVEDIDKIIDEQN
- a CDS encoding RFX-like DNA-binding protein, putative (Similar to S. cerevisiae RFX1), translating into MSSNQTPQNRNRGGDDSYNPRLQQQSSQIPSNEPEQGSNRDLDQSQEQKQDREHQQAQQEQQQQHQQQHQQHQFQQSNLTPSTTAFPSSTSIPIFAKEEQGYPNQFSSPQSSYRKMGNFTQTSNAQFLNEPQTTYATNYQENVPSQSQFQFDYSGSYVGRSQTQPQTYQPQPQSYQQLPHYSSSSVTSLPPTYQAFHSMQEASSGHDDSSTTITSPQKRKKQRRSESVTSSTGENELKQLAIRSSHIPLSELAQKVKQLENDNTTTNVSLEQSKLKENKETQRQLFGMVWLLNSCDLAPTAVIPRNRIYARYVQVCADNSLAPVSPASFGKLVKILYPNITTRRLGMRGQSKYHYCGIKLTGDENMQSQLLSFQQKQKHQSQEQYKQHEQVGSSTSSAGLTGHQSPTSSCNSSVSYEESPGPISRPHTPSFSPINTPTILSSKSLNDQLPSVSHMKFIPNLFHLLNSNVAPSSNPHEPIQLPSIYPYLSKGADYDIADTLYSLYKVHVNSLFEALRYMQLKKLFSSFNTFNNILTAPVLKLYTTDCIAEWVMKCDLIMYKKMIRMLSKLQLQLLIPQEQLFQLKQIADGYIKTLSTSLINSKVSPNFVMMKLKLAKHFVNLLNRLIKVIETGQPASRILNDDNEKNAMTQDWMKLDVHGIICREMPCSDSNIDTLTYILTGEVVNLIKVKLDNEQSPTMNDFANYISNLPSRFPEVNTRLFLLLASNLLTTCLREISLSGGEGFGAWWIVRCWIDEYLAWSFEVGGFFQEDLQDIVAQQQLNVQLPPSSSLSQTQQQNPVIQEETGTQEESLGNIDLLETSFDFDTKVSQQYQQPSHTESLLNFETNIDNLLN
- a CDS encoding serine/threonine-protein kinase, putative (Similar to S. cerevisiae KIN3); amino-acid sequence: MYMYDQKKKKKKEEPVREGGSFQIRQQNKQKKKTIHTGHIFFFPNSPNMSISDEYESLEVIGKGSFGTVRRVRHKDGQILVRKEIEYTSMTSQERNHIISELRILRELDHPHIVKYYRHDHIPEKKMIHIYMEYCEGGDLARVIKNFKGSKSRIPEEFVWQVLVQVLLGLYRCHYGINAEKVDLFKTAQEPKYTNTIIHRDIKPDNIFVGTCIKLGDFGLAKMLSGNDFAKTYVGTPYYMSPEVLLDDPYSPVCDIWSLGCVLYELCTLEPPFKAKSHLQLQAKIKRGVIEDVPDCYSSQLRTLIRSCITVDPEERPTCFDLINSLAVRFLRKEMELKEMEENLEEYKKQLLKRSKELKETSRELDEYKQELTKRERFLDEEFEMRKQAIEMESKEIRMEYQREFNMVVEQEVRRRMERKPHGPRALEEVNPRSPLKERNKPRVTDALERLHLEKRHTPEFEYVSKYR